In one window of Dyella thiooxydans DNA:
- a CDS encoding TlpA family protein disulfide reductase — protein MFTRQTWIVLLVATLFAAAGGWLQHRSRLARVPAGVHVAAIGDIAPDLALMGTDGRQHRLSDYRGKRVLLNFWASWCGPCLEEMPALAQAARQHAGTATVIGIAMDDPARARAFLAAHPVDYPTLLGELASPSTSLRFGDTAQVLPYSALLDADGRLLATRRGPLDATTLARWLGGGPVD, from the coding sequence ATGTTCACTCGCCAGACCTGGATCGTGCTGCTGGTCGCCACGCTGTTTGCCGCCGCCGGCGGCTGGCTGCAGCATCGCAGCCGGCTGGCCCGCGTGCCGGCCGGCGTGCATGTGGCGGCGATCGGCGACATCGCTCCCGACCTTGCCCTGATGGGCACCGATGGCCGCCAGCACCGGCTGTCCGACTACCGCGGCAAGCGCGTGCTGCTGAATTTCTGGGCGAGCTGGTGCGGCCCCTGCCTGGAAGAGATGCCGGCGCTGGCGCAGGCCGCCCGGCAGCATGCCGGTACCGCGACGGTGATCGGCATCGCGATGGACGATCCGGCCCGCGCCCGCGCCTTCCTCGCCGCACACCCGGTGGATTACCCGACCCTGCTCGGCGAGCTGGCCTCGCCCAGCACCTCGCTGCGTTTCGGCGATACGGCGCAGGTGCTGCCGTACAGCGCCCTGCTGGATGCGGACGGGCGCCTGCTCGCCACGCGCCGCGGCCCGCTGGACGCGACGACGCTGGCGCGCTGGCTCGGCGGCGGCCCGGTGGACTGA